A single window of Dermochelys coriacea isolate rDerCor1 chromosome 2, rDerCor1.pri.v4, whole genome shotgun sequence DNA harbors:
- the E2F5 gene encoding transcription factor E2F5, which produces MAALAEAVSSSSSSSSAGGPAAGGSGSSSRHEKSLGLLTTKFVSLLQEAKDGVLDLKAAADTLAVRQKRRIYDITNVLEGIDLIEKKSKNSIQWKGVGAGCNTKEVIDRLRHLEAEIEDLELKEKELDQQKLWLQQSIKNVMDDSTNNQFSYVTHEDICNCFNGDTLLAIQAPCGTQLEVPIPEMGQNGQKKYQISLKSSSGPIHVLLINKESSSSTPVVFPVPPPEDLTQPPSQPATPLTPPKPTASTENPSEQHDINQEQHLPHTPVTDTPSDNSMQENNTTPATPYSSLPDSLLYTSLATDTTQTTASSNDYQALLPLDVNCILKPNSFDIAKMDEPTGNISSDIIDELMSSDVFPLLRLSPTPGDDYNFNLDDNEGVCDLFDVQILNY; this is translated from the exons ATGGCCGCTCTGGCCGAGGcggtgagcagcagcagcagcagcagcagcgcgggGGGCCCGGCGGCAggcggcagcggcagcagcagccggcacGAGAAGAGCCTGGGGCTCCTCACCACCAAGTTCGTGTCGCTGCTGCAGGAGGCCAAGGACGGCGTGCTGGACCTGAAAGCG GCTGCTGATACTCTTGCTGTGAGACAAAAAAGAAGAATCTATGACATCACCAATGTTTTGGAAGGCATAGATTTAATTGAGAAAAAGTCAAAAAACAGCATCCAATGGAA AGGTGTAGGTGCTGGCTGCAATACGAAAGAAGTCATAGACAGACTGAGGCATCTTGAAGCAGAAATTGAAGATTTGGAACTAAAAGAAAAAGAGCTGGATCAGCAAAAATTGTGGCTGCAGCAAAGCATCAAAAATGTTATGGATGACTCCACAAACAATCA ATTTTCATATGTCACTCATGAAGACATCTGTAATTGCTTCAATG GAGACACACTTCTAGCAATTCAAGCACCTTGTGGTACGCAATTAGAAGTACCTATACCTGAAATG GGACAAAACGGACAAAAGAAATACCAGATCAGTCTAAAGAGTAGTTCAGGACCTATCCACGTGCTGCTTATTAATAAAGAATCAAGTTCCTCCACGCCTGTTGTGTTTCCAGTTCCTCCACCTGAAGACCTTACACAGCCCCCATCTCAacctgcaactccactgactcccCCAAAACCTACTGCATCTACTGAGAATCCATCAGAGCAGCATGACATTAACCAGGAGCAGCATTTACCACATACCCCAGTTACAGATACACCATCAG ACAACAGTATGCAAGAGAACAACACAACTCCAGCAACTCCTTACTCTAGCCTTCCGGACTCCTTGCTGTATACGAGCCTTGCAACAGATACAACACAAACTACTGCTAGCTCAAATGACTATCAGGCCTTACTTCCCTTGGATGTTAATTGTATTCTCAAGCCAAACTCATTTGATATAGCAAAGATGGATGAGCCCACAG GAAATATTAGTAGTGATATCATTGACGAATTGATGTCTTCAGATG tttTTCCTCTCTTACGACTCTCTCCTACTCCTGGAGATGACTACAACTTTAACCTGGATGATAATGAAGGAGTCTGTGATCTTTTTGATGTGCAGATACTAAATTATTAG